The Gemmatimonadaceae bacterium genomic sequence GAGAGCGGCGCCTCACGCGAAGGGCTCGTCGCAGTCATCCTGGGCTCGGTTGCGTCGGCCGGGCTCGCGATCGTTGGCGCCACGCGCATCGCAGCCGTCGAGCTGGCCGGGTTCTTCAAGCTCGGCGCGCTGGCGTCGAGCGGTTACAACGTCGCCTGGTCCCTCGCGCTGCTGGGCGCGGGCCACCTCGTCGGACTCTCGGTCGGCATGGCGATGCTCACGGGGCTGATCATCGCGTGGGTGATCGGCGTCCCGATCCTCACATCGATGCAGCCCGCCGCCGAGGGCGTCTCGCTAGCCGCTCATACGACGGCGATCTGGCGGACGCAGGTGCGCTTCATTGGCGCGGGCGCGATCGGCGTCGCGGCGATCTTCACGCTGGCCCGGCTGGCGCGACCGGTGCTGGCCGGACTCGCGAGCACGCTCAAGGCTTCGCGAGCAGCCGCCACCGCGGTCGACGACACGGACCGTGACCTGTCGGCCACGTGGATCCTCGTACTCACCGCGGTGTGCATGGCGATCTCCGGGTGGCTCGCGTGGTCGTTCGCCAAATCGACCGTGCTCGCCGGGAACGCCACCGGACTCACGCTCCTCGCGGTGCCGTTCGTGTTGCTCGTCGGATTCCTCATCGCGGGCGTGTGTGGGTACATGGCGGGGCTCATCGGCGCGTCGAACAGCCCGATCTCGGGCGTCGGCATCCTGTCGATCGTGATCTGCGCGTCCGCGGTCATCGTGGTCGTCCATCCGACCGACGCGACGCGCCCGGCGCTCGTGGCCTTCGCGCTCTTCGTGACGGCGATCGTGTTTGCCTGTGCGACGATCTCCAACGACAACCTGCAGGACCTCAAGACCGGTCAGCTCGTCGGCGCATCGCCCATGCGACAGCAGATCGCGCTGATCGTGGGCGTGGGTGCCGGCGCCCTGGTGATTCCGTCGGTGCTCAACCTGCTGGCGCGCGCCTACGGGTTTGCCGGGGCCGCCAACGTGGGCGTGCTCGCGCCCAACCCGCTGCCCGCGCCACAGGCCACGCTGATCTCGGCACTCGCACAGGGCGTGATCGGCGGCAACCTCGAATGGAAGATGATCGGCATCGGCGCGCTCGTGGGCGTCGGACTGATCCTGATGGACCTCGGGCTCGGCGCCATGAACAAGCTGCGGATCCCACCGCTCGCCGTGGGCATCGGCATCTACCTGCCGATGTCGGCCACGTTCGCGGTGGTCGTGGGCGCCGTGCTCTCGCACTGGTACGACCGGCGCACGAAGACGATGGCCGACCCCGAACGCGCCGAGCGCCTGGGGACGCTGGTAGCCTCGGGGCTGATCGTGGGCGAGAGCCTCTGGGGTGTGCTCAATGCCGGGCTCATCGTGGCGCTCAGCAGCGACGCACCGGTCCGCCTCGTGCCTGACGAGTTCGTGGCCGCGCCATGGCTGGGCGTGCTCGCGTTCGTCGGCGCCATCGTGTGGCTCTACGGCTGGATGCTCCGACGGTCACGCGCGATGCGTTAGGCAGCGCTGGCGTGGCTGCTGGCAGCGATCGGCGCTCCAAAGCCGACCGCCGCCAGCACGCCGCCATGCGGGCGCCCTGCTATGCTCCGGCGGCCCGGCGCGCCGCTGCGAGCACCGCCTCCACCGGAGGCGAACCTCCGCTCGTATCCTGCCCGAGTGGCGCACCAGCTGCGACCAGGAGACGCGCCACGCCCGCGTGATCATGTGATCGATTGCCATTGACTGATCCATGGCAACACCAGCCAAGCGCGGTCGCACCATAGTGTGCGTCGCGGATCGTCACGAGCTCGGCGGCCGCGGAGTGGCGCAACAGGAGACCCACGATCTCCGACGACCCTTCCCAGGCCGCGCAGTGCAGCGCCGTTCCGGAATCGTGGCCCGGTGTGCGCGGATCGAAACCGAGGTCGAGCATCAGCGCCACGGCGTGCGCGTTGCCATGCCACGCCGCGTTCGGAAGCGGGAGGTGATCGGTGGGTGCCATGGAGGCGACGAGACCTGGATGCTCTCGCGCGATGGCGTGTGCGGCCTGCTCATCGCCTCGGGCGCAGGCGGCCTGCAGGCGTTGCAACGGCGAGGCAAACGCCAGCATCGCTTGCGCCGTCGCCTCGTGCCCGAACTGCACCGCGACCTCGATCGGCGAGCAGCCGCCGCCGATCGTCCAGAAGTAGATGTGATAGCTGCTCGGCGGCTGCTCCGCGTACTGGCCCTGCCCGGTGCGCAGATCGAGCGCGGCCGGGTTGTCAGCGACGATCGCCGTTGCGCGCTCGGTGAGGCCGAGTGCTGCGGCGAGGAAGATGTCGACGGAGGCGCCGCGTTCCACGAGGTAGCGGGCCAGTTCGTATCGTCCTCGCCCGCGGAACCGATCGAGCATCCATTCGGCTGGCGTCGCGCGATGGTCCACGTCGCGCGCGTCTATGTCGGCGCCGTTGGAGAGTAGCCGGTCGACCATGTCGCGGGAGCGTGCGAAGTGCAGCGGAGTCTGCCCGTCGCCACCGCGCTCGTGGACGCACGCCGGGTTCTCCGCGATGAGACGCGCCAGCACGTCGCCGCGATCGAGGTGTGCCGCGGCACACGCATCGATGACGGCACCGGCGGCAACCAGGCGTTCCGCCGAAGCGCTCGTGGCGCCGTACAGGGCGTGAAAGCCGCCCGCCCACCACTCGCTCCTGCGATTGGGGTCAGCGCCGAACTCCAGCAGCACCTCGACCATCGCCGCGTCGCTCGACGTCGCGACGAGTGCCGGTGCGTCGAAGGCAAAGACGGGGTCGTTGATGTGGGCACGAACGCTCGCGTGCTGTTCGAGCAGTCGACGTGTCGCACGCGCATCGCGCCGCCCGACGGCCGTGTGCCACTGCCTGCGTACGGACTCATCGTCCGCGCGAACGGACTCGATATGGGCCCTGAGTGCCGCCCAGTTCGCGAACCCGTATTCGCGCGCGAGAACGAACTGCGCGTCCGCAAGGACCACGGACGCCTTGTCGGGCAGTTCGGTGCGAACGCGGGCGATGGCCTCGGGATCCTCCCCAACGAAGGCCTGCAGGAGTTCCTTCGCCTGCGCCTTCTGCTGGTCGAGGTCCGGGCGTGCGGGGAGTGTGCGGTGGTACGGGGATGCCATGGCGCCTCCTTCGTATCGGCCGGCGTCCGCACGATCGGCCCGAAGAGGGCGTATCGGCTGTACGAGACTGTCGGGGTGGGCGCTGCCCTTTCCGCGGACCGGAGGCGCTCCCTTGCGCCGTGTCACAATCTGCCGAGGAGGCCCGGGCGCGGAAAGGACTCGGTTGCATGCGGCGCGAGTCGGCCGCGCGATACGTGCAGCGTACCTCGTGGACGACGGCCAGTACGGCGACTCCCGGCAAGCGACCCCATCATGCACGGCCAGCAACCAGGCCTGATCGCTGCCTACGACCGGAGCGCCTCACGCGGCGGGCCGTCCGTTGCGCCAGCCCACCGCGCCTCGTCAGTACACGCCGACCCGGATCCGTGATTGGCCCTTGCGTGATTCACCAGGGATCGGTAAGCTGCCTGACCAGGCTCCACGTCGGCCAAACTACCAAAAGATACCAGCACCGAACCAACGCACGTGACGCACCTCGCGCTCGTCTCGATTCGACTTCTTGGTCTCAGCCTTATTATCGCGCTTATTAGCGCGGTAGTACGGGAGGAGAGGTCTTGTCGAACAACTCGAGCGATAGGTTTCGCGTAGCAGCAGTCCCGCCCTGACGGCGGTTCGAGTCGACCAAGGCCCCCTCCCTCGCGGATGGGGCCTTTTTTCGCGCCCTGCATCTCCCCCCCTCACGCAACGCACCACCGACCGCGCCCTTCATGCGTTCCGACACGATCAAGCGTGGCTTTACCCGTGCTCCGCACCGGGCCCTCCTTCGGGCCACGGGCGCGGTGCGCTCGGCCGCCGACTTCGACAAGCCGTTCATCGCGGTCTGCAACTCGTTCGTCGAGATCGTGCCCGGTCACGTGCACCTGCAGGAGCTCGGCCGCATCGTCAAAGAGGCGATCCGCGCCGCCGGTGGCGTGCCATTCGAGTTCAACACCATCGGCGTGGACGACGGCATCGTCATGGGTCACGAAGGCATGCGCTACTCCCTGCCCTCGCGCGAGCTGATCGCCGATTGCGTGGAGACGATGGCCACCGCGCACTGCTTCGATGGCATGGTCTGCATCCCGAACTGCGACAAGATCGTGCCGGGCATGCTGATGGGCGCCGCGCGCGCCAACCTCCCGACGGTGTTCGTCTCCGGCGGCCCCATGCGTGCAGGACGCGATCGATCGGGACGCAAGGTCGACCTGATCTCGGTGTTCGAGGGCGTCGGCGCACGTGAGGCCGGCACGATCGACGACGAACGGCTGCTCGAGCTGGAAGAGACCGGCTGCCCAACGTGCGGAAGCTGCAGCGGCATGTTCACCGCGAACTCCATGAACTGCCTCTGCGAGGCGCTTGGCATTGCGCTCCCGGGCAACGGGACCGTGCTCGCGGTGGATCCGGCGCGGCGCACGCTGGTCGAAGAGGCCGGCCGCACAGTGATACGACTCGTTCGCGATGGCCTGTGCTTTGGCGATGTGGTCACGGCGGCAGCGATCGACAATGCGGTGGCGCTCGATGTGGCGATGGGCGGCTCGACGAACACGGTGCTCCATGTCCTCGCGCTGGCTCGTGAGGCCGGCGTGGACTATTCGCTCGCCCGACTCAATGCGGTCGCCGAGCGGGTGCCGCACCTCGCCAAGGTGTCGCCGGCGTGGGACGGGAACCGGCAGTGGCACGTGGAGGACGTGCACGAGGCAGGCGGGGTGTCGGCGATCCTCGCCGAACTGGCAAGGGTTCCCGGCACGCTGCATCTCGACGCGCCGACCGTCACCGGGCGGTCGGTGGGCGACAACATCCGCGATGCCGCTAGCCGCAATACCGAGTGCATCCGTGCGGCCCGCGACCCACACGCCGAACGCGGAGCGCTGTGCGCGCTGTTCGGCAACCTGGCCCCCGATGGCGCCGTGGTGAAGGTGGGCGCGGTCGATCAGCGCGAGATGATGTTCACGGGCCCGGCGCGCGTGTTCGAGTCCGAGGAAGACGCCACGCGCGGCGTGGTCGACCAGCTGATCCAGCCGGGTGAGGTCGTGGTGGTGCGCAACGAAGGGCCGCGCG encodes the following:
- a CDS encoding ankyrin repeat domain-containing protein, with product MASPYHRTLPARPDLDQQKAQAKELLQAFVGEDPEAIARVRTELPDKASVVLADAQFVLAREYGFANWAALRAHIESVRADDESVRRQWHTAVGRRDARATRRLLEQHASVRAHINDPVFAFDAPALVATSSDAAMVEVLLEFGADPNRRSEWWAGGFHALYGATSASAERLVAAGAVIDACAAAHLDRGDVLARLIAENPACVHERGGDGQTPLHFARSRDMVDRLLSNGADIDARDVDHRATPAEWMLDRFRGRGRYELARYLVERGASVDIFLAAALGLTERATAIVADNPAALDLRTGQGQYAEQPPSSYHIYFWTIGGGCSPIEVAVQFGHEATAQAMLAFASPLQRLQAACARGDEQAAHAIAREHPGLVASMAPTDHLPLPNAAWHGNAHAVALMLDLGFDPRTPGHDSGTALHCAAWEGSSEIVGLLLRHSAAAELVTIRDAHYGATALGWCCHGSVNGNRSHDHAGVARLLVAAGAPLGQDTSGGSPPVEAVLAAARRAAGA
- a CDS encoding oligopeptide transporter, OPT family, whose product is MRDRFDPMKPRELTIRGLVLGALITTVFTAANVYLGLKVGLTFASSIPAAVISMAILSAVKDSSILENNIVQTVASAAGTLSAIIFVLPGLVIVGWWTTFPFWQSFLICVSGGVLGVLFTIPLRRALVTNSDLPYPEGVAAAEVLKVGSGTRGETKDESGASREGLVAVILGSVASAGLAIVGATRIAAVELAGFFKLGALASSGYNVAWSLALLGAGHLVGLSVGMAMLTGLIIAWVIGVPILTSMQPAAEGVSLAAHTTAIWRTQVRFIGAGAIGVAAIFTLARLARPVLAGLASTLKASRAAATAVDDTDRDLSATWILVLTAVCMAISGWLAWSFAKSTVLAGNATGLTLLAVPFVLLVGFLIAGVCGYMAGLIGASNSPISGVGILSIVICASAVIVVVHPTDATRPALVAFALFVTAIVFACATISNDNLQDLKTGQLVGASPMRQQIALIVGVGAGALVIPSVLNLLARAYGFAGAANVGVLAPNPLPAPQATLISALAQGVIGGNLEWKMIGIGALVGVGLILMDLGLGAMNKLRIPPLAVGIGIYLPMSATFAVVVGAVLSHWYDRRTKTMADPERAERLGTLVASGLIVGESLWGVLNAGLIVALSSDAPVRLVPDEFVAAPWLGVLAFVGAIVWLYGWMLRRSRAMR
- the ilvD gene encoding dihydroxy-acid dehydratase; its protein translation is MRSDTIKRGFTRAPHRALLRATGAVRSAADFDKPFIAVCNSFVEIVPGHVHLQELGRIVKEAIRAAGGVPFEFNTIGVDDGIVMGHEGMRYSLPSRELIADCVETMATAHCFDGMVCIPNCDKIVPGMLMGAARANLPTVFVSGGPMRAGRDRSGRKVDLISVFEGVGAREAGTIDDERLLELEETGCPTCGSCSGMFTANSMNCLCEALGIALPGNGTVLAVDPARRTLVEEAGRTVIRLVRDGLCFGDVVTAAAIDNAVALDVAMGGSTNTVLHVLALAREAGVDYSLARLNAVAERVPHLAKVSPAWDGNRQWHVEDVHEAGGVSAILAELARVPGTLHLDAPTVTGRSVGDNIRDAASRNTECIRAARDPHAERGALCALFGNLAPDGAVVKVGAVDQREMMFTGPARVFESEEDATRGVVDQLIQPGEVVVVRNEGPRGGPGMREMLSLTSMLKGMPLGASVALVTDGRFSGGTRGLCIGHVSPEAAEGGAIGLLRTGDIIDIDLQGRCLSVRLSPDELAQRRTQVTPRAPRVTRGWLGRYARLVTNASHGAVLA